The proteins below are encoded in one region of Candidatus Thermoplasmatota archaeon:
- a CDS encoding transcription initiation factor IIB, with translation MPKKKKKVETTVEVTRCPECGSSHITRDYKKGELVCEECGLVLDDQMIDQGPEWRAFDVEQGEKRARTGAPMTYTMHDKGLSTTIGWKNKDSYGKSIPTRNRAQLYRLRKWQRRIRVSNATERNLAFALSELDRMASGMGLPRNVRETAAMIYRKAVHKNLIRGRSIEGVVAASLYAACRQCNVPRTLDEIAGSSRVGRKEIGRTYRFMTRQLKLKLLPTKPQDYVSRFCSELRLSGEVQSKAIEILKDASDRELTSGRGPTGVAAAAIYISSILANERRTQREVADVAGVTEVTIRNRYKELTDKLGIEIEL, from the coding sequence ATGCCAAAGAAAAAGAAGAAAGTCGAGACAACGGTTGAAGTCACAAGGTGTCCAGAGTGTGGGAGCTCTCATATCACAAGGGACTACAAGAAGGGAGAGCTCGTCTGTGAGGAATGCGGTCTTGTTCTTGACGATCAGATGATAGACCAAGGACCTGAGTGGCGGGCATTTGACGTCGAACAAGGCGAGAAGCGCGCCCGGACAGGCGCTCCCATGACGTACACGATGCACGACAAGGGACTCTCAACCACCATCGGGTGGAAGAACAAGGACTCGTATGGTAAGAGCATACCAACCAGGAACAGAGCTCAGCTGTACAGGCTGAGGAAGTGGCAGAGGAGGATACGGGTCTCAAACGCCACGGAGAGGAACCTCGCGTTCGCCCTGAGCGAGCTCGACCGCATGGCAAGCGGGATGGGACTCCCCAGAAACGTGCGGGAGACCGCCGCGATGATATACAGGAAGGCTGTGCATAAGAACCTGATTCGCGGGAGGAGCATTGAGGGCGTGGTGGCGGCCTCTCTGTACGCGGCGTGCCGGCAGTGCAACGTCCCTAGGACGCTCGACGAGATCGCTGGGTCATCGAGAGTGGGAAGGAAGGAGATCGGAAGGACATACCGCTTCATGACGCGTCAGCTCAAGCTGAAGCTCTTGCCGACCAAGCCTCAGGACTACGTCTCGAGGTTCTGCAGCGAGTTGAGACTGAGCGGTGAGGTCCAGTCGAAGGCGATCGAGATCCTGAAGGACGCATCGGACAGAGAGCTTACGTCTGGCCGGGGACCCACAGGTGTCGCGGCGGCGGCCATCTACATATCATCGATACTGGCCAACGAGAGAAGGACGCAGAGAGAGGTCGCGGACGTCGCGGGCGTGACAGAAGTCACCATCAGGAACAGATACAAGGAGCTGACCGACAAGCTGGGTATCGAGATCGAGCTCTAG
- a CDS encoding Gar1/Naf1 family protein yields the protein MKRLGIVVDVSYRGTLVTRAEAAPSLGDKVFTGDGQQIGRVERVFGPVSRPYVTVKPTSGKRRLLGVIGKELHLE from the coding sequence ATGAAACGTTTGGGAATTGTGGTGGACGTCTCATATCGAGGAACGCTGGTAACACGTGCCGAAGCCGCTCCGAGCCTGGGAGATAAGGTATTCACCGGTGATGGACAGCAGATCGGTCGGGTCGAAAGGGTGTTCGGCCCAGTCTCCCGCCCCTACGTTACCGTGAAACCGACATCGGGAAAACGGAGACTATTGGGAGTGATTGGTAAGGAACTGCACCTAGAATAA
- a CDS encoding DUF2116 family Zn-ribbon domain-containing protein translates to MVERLVQHKHCRQCGLATPAKDVFCSEDCESDHKRMLRKKKNQLLLLYVSSIVVLILILLLSWGLPF, encoded by the coding sequence ATGGTCGAAAGACTGGTTCAGCACAAGCACTGCAGGCAATGCGGGCTGGCAACTCCCGCGAAGGACGTCTTCTGTTCGGAGGACTGCGAGAGCGATCACAAGAGGATGTTGAGGAAGAAGAAGAACCAGCTCCTCTTGCTGTATGTGAGCAGCATCGTCGTACTCATACTCATTCTCCTCCTGAGCTGGGGGTTGCCCTTCTGA
- the yjjX gene encoding inosine/xanthosine triphosphatase translates to MGGTFDRIHKGHKALLAEAFEIGDEVVIGLTSDEMARSEKSSSVSPYDARKAALNNYLAASGHSNFEIVSIDDRFGPAKTEPIDAIVVSKETKGTAEELNAERMKSGLSPLKIVEIGMVLADDCAPVSSSRIRLGEMDEGGKMVRPLIVNVGSKNRTKIWAVRDVFLKLFGKVEVHGVPVSSDVPKQPVDEEAIRGAVNRAQASLGDADFGVGIESGVVWNEEAGSHLCVQFCAVVDKLGEVTLGHSAGFTLPAEVAEKIRAGSDLAEALSGVEGVRTEESKGAVGFLSGNLISRSSLTESAVLMAMIPRIRRDLYFPV, encoded by the coding sequence CTGGGCGGGACCTTCGACAGGATTCACAAGGGACACAAGGCTCTGCTCGCGGAGGCGTTCGAGATCGGCGACGAGGTTGTCATAGGCCTCACCTCGGACGAGATGGCGCGGTCTGAGAAGAGCTCCTCGGTGTCCCCATACGATGCAAGAAAGGCAGCGCTCAACAACTACCTCGCGGCCAGCGGACACTCCAACTTCGAGATCGTGAGCATCGATGACAGGTTCGGACCGGCGAAGACAGAGCCGATCGACGCGATAGTGGTCTCGAAGGAGACGAAGGGGACCGCAGAGGAGCTCAATGCGGAGAGGATGAAGTCTGGACTCAGCCCCCTGAAGATCGTCGAGATAGGCATGGTCCTTGCCGACGACTGCGCTCCCGTGTCCTCGAGCAGGATAAGGCTCGGAGAGATGGACGAGGGCGGCAAGATGGTTCGGCCGCTAATCGTCAACGTCGGGTCGAAGAACAGGACGAAGATATGGGCGGTCAGGGATGTCTTCCTGAAGCTCTTCGGCAAGGTGGAGGTTCATGGTGTTCCCGTGTCCTCCGATGTACCCAAGCAGCCCGTTGACGAGGAGGCTATCCGGGGCGCCGTGAACCGCGCCCAGGCAAGCCTCGGGGATGCGGATTTCGGCGTCGGGATAGAATCGGGAGTCGTCTGGAACGAGGAGGCGGGTTCGCATCTCTGCGTCCAGTTCTGCGCGGTCGTGGACAAGCTTGGAGAGGTAACATTGGGGCACAGTGCGGGATTCACGCTGCCTGCCGAAGTTGCGGAGAAGATTCGGGCGGGAAGCGATCTCGCGGAGGCCCTGTCGGGTGTGGAAGGTGTCCGAACGGAGGAGAGCAAAGGTGCTGTTGGGTTCCTGTCCGGTAATCTCATTTCCCGATCGAGTCTCACTGAGTCCGCAGTTCTGATGGCGATGATCCCGCGAATCCGCAGAGACCTCTACTTCCCAGTCTGA
- a CDS encoding type II glyceraldehyde-3-phosphate dehydrogenase, which translates to MSVKVAINGYGTIGKRIADAVASQDDMEVIGVTKTRPTYEAKMAILRGYPFYAASEESVGRFKDKGIEVQGTLDDLLEQADIVVDGTPKNMGYKETYEKAGVKAIWQGGEKHELTGLSFNAQANYDEALGADYVRVVSCNTTGLIRTLYPLHKEFGVEYVMAVMIRRGADPWDTKRGPINAVEPVLKVPSHHGPDVQTVMPYLNIQTTAVKVPTTIMHLHSLMVRLKREVSRDDVLKVWENSPRILFVEGEEGIKSTAQIMEMAKDMCRNRADLYEIAVWRDGTHVVGDSLYYYQAIHQESDVVPENVDAIRAMMEIEKDNMKSMKKTDLALGIEC; encoded by the coding sequence TTGAGCGTCAAAGTGGCGATCAATGGCTATGGGACGATAGGTAAGAGGATAGCCGACGCGGTAGCTTCGCAGGATGATATGGAAGTGATCGGTGTAACGAAGACCAGACCGACCTACGAGGCGAAGATGGCAATCTTGCGGGGATACCCGTTCTACGCAGCATCCGAGGAATCTGTAGGACGCTTCAAGGACAAGGGAATTGAGGTCCAGGGGACCCTTGACGACCTGCTCGAACAGGCTGACATAGTCGTGGACGGGACCCCCAAGAACATGGGATACAAGGAGACCTACGAGAAGGCGGGCGTGAAGGCCATATGGCAGGGAGGCGAGAAGCACGAGTTGACCGGGCTTTCGTTCAACGCCCAGGCGAACTACGACGAGGCGCTCGGCGCCGACTACGTCAGAGTCGTTTCATGCAACACGACCGGACTCATAAGGACGCTGTACCCCCTTCACAAGGAGTTCGGAGTGGAGTATGTCATGGCCGTGATGATCAGGCGGGGAGCAGATCCCTGGGATACGAAGAGGGGCCCCATAAATGCGGTGGAGCCCGTGCTCAAGGTTCCGTCACACCACGGTCCCGATGTGCAGACGGTCATGCCCTACCTGAACATCCAGACGACCGCGGTGAAGGTCCCGACGACCATAATGCATCTCCATTCCCTCATGGTCAGGCTGAAGCGGGAGGTCAGCAGAGATGATGTCCTCAAAGTGTGGGAGAACTCCCCGAGGATCCTCTTCGTTGAGGGGGAGGAGGGAATCAAATCCACGGCCCAGATCATGGAGATGGCCAAGGACATGTGCAGGAACAGGGCGGACCTGTACGAGATAGCCGTGTGGCGGGACGGCACCCATGTGGTGGGCGATTCGCTCTACTACTACCAGGCGATCCATCAGGAGTCCGATGTCGTGCCCGAGAACGTGGACGCGATCAGGGCCATGATGGAAATCGAGAAGGACAACATGAAGAGCATGAAGAAGACGGACCTCGCATTGGGCATAGAGTGCTAG
- a CDS encoding ATP-binding protein, with the protein MVKTLDDLEELVRDAESSHVELKREISDEVIRGLSTDIAALANHEGGHIVFGFTDEKNPIGCQIDERDPSRISQQAGNCRPPVAINSKRISWGNKEFLVLEVPEGTVPHCDDKFRFPIRIGDKTDYLDSAGVIMRLRMKGLLHGERPEITPAQREPPRKQIPDSEASLIVKMLKSENPSLRLEALMDLESMVHTYIIFEHEEIPELVRKTLDSKSEKEIEGALEFLRILGYRGRTIEKNVVSRWMEKIREIGKSMPSRQIAKRAFNVLVGAGHPDAVELLVFWVLESDHETYLALQPHASLGNVKYYGLDGKIREAMYSLLQSGVEDDIADRISEILEAVRRSN; encoded by the coding sequence ATGGTTAAGACGCTGGATGATCTTGAGGAGCTAGTTCGTGATGCCGAGAGTTCTCACGTGGAACTCAAGAGGGAGATTTCGGATGAGGTGATTAGGGGATTGTCGACGGACATAGCCGCCTTGGCCAATCACGAAGGAGGTCACATTGTCTTCGGTTTTACCGATGAGAAGAATCCTATTGGATGCCAGATAGATGAGAGAGACCCTAGCAGAATCTCTCAGCAGGCAGGGAACTGCCGCCCACCTGTTGCTATCAACAGCAAGCGGATTTCATGGGGAAACAAGGAGTTCCTTGTTCTCGAAGTACCGGAGGGCACCGTGCCACACTGCGATGACAAGTTCCGGTTCCCCATACGTATCGGTGATAAGACAGACTACCTTGATAGCGCTGGTGTAATCATGCGTCTGAGAATGAAGGGATTGCTCCATGGAGAAAGGCCAGAAATAACGCCGGCACAGAGAGAGCCTCCAAGGAAGCAAATCCCGGATTCAGAAGCCTCTTTGATTGTGAAGATGCTCAAGAGCGAGAATCCGTCGCTTCGTCTTGAGGCGTTGATGGACCTCGAGTCCATGGTGCACACGTACATCATATTCGAGCACGAGGAAATCCCGGAACTGGTGAGGAAAACGTTGGACTCCAAATCCGAGAAGGAAATCGAGGGCGCTCTTGAATTCCTCCGTATTCTTGGTTACAGAGGGAGAACCATTGAGAAGAATGTGGTGTCTCGATGGATGGAGAAGATCAGGGAAATCGGGAAGTCGATGCCTTCGCGCCAGATTGCGAAGAGGGCGTTCAACGTCCTCGTAGGCGCAGGACATCCAGACGCCGTGGAACTCCTTGTCTTCTGGGTTCTTGAGAGTGACCATGAAACATATCTAGCTCTTCAGCCGCATGCTTCGCTGGGCAACGTCAAGTACTATGGGCTTGACGGAAAGATACGAGAAGCGATGTATTCACTCTTGCAGTCTGGTGTAGAGGATGATATCGCAGATCGTATCTCGGAAATCCTCGAAGCCGTACGGCGCTCCAACTGA
- a CDS encoding carboxypeptidase regulatory-like domain-containing protein, with product MEENLRRTKVYIITAIMLAGMLPILLAASQTVAWSNGGYSADPSNPDYGTHDWIAEHALDWLPSNEKQYILSNLQDYLYGTELPDNGGAPDGIGDSFNHHVYYYSSGNLQDGISATRAQQAYEDVIDHLNSGNDALAAKYAGVMSHYIVDLAVFGHVMGSSTDWGAETHHSDYENYVRDRTTSYMSSMFDPYLAFDGALFSIDAYDAALDVAYSTTFGDGADIKSCTWMDSSYDWLDPAFKDSAGASLNRAANTLADVLHTIAVAAPSGDVTPPSILSTTPASSDSNVQITQDVVVRFSEAMDTTSFDFTIDPYVGGWTWTWNAGDTKITGTRDDFAFSITYTFTVSGADDVNGNPLATTPYAWTWTTEAELTTTGTIAGTVQDKEGNPLEGAVVQLKDVGTGNIVDAETADPNGVFEFFDVPFGSYTVLVSREGYVGHETMIFSVSEGTPTIDIGEIVLERGPLPKEGSQDWMWIAVGLPVGIVVVMLALLIVNRRKGPDEAGP from the coding sequence ATGGAGGAGAATCTCAGGAGGACTAAGGTCTACATCATAACAGCAATCATGCTTGCAGGCATGCTCCCAATATTGCTCGCAGCATCACAAACCGTCGCGTGGTCCAATGGCGGATACAGCGCCGACCCCTCGAATCCTGATTACGGCACACACGACTGGATAGCTGAGCATGCTTTGGACTGGCTTCCGAGCAATGAGAAGCAATACATCCTTAGCAACCTCCAAGACTATCTCTACGGTACTGAGCTACCGGACAACGGTGGAGCGCCCGACGGCATCGGTGACTCTTTCAACCACCATGTCTACTACTATTCGTCCGGTAATCTGCAGGATGGTATTTCTGCAACAAGAGCCCAGCAAGCATACGAGGATGTCATCGACCATCTCAATAGTGGGAACGATGCCCTGGCAGCCAAATACGCAGGTGTTATGAGCCACTACATAGTCGACCTAGCTGTTTTCGGGCACGTTATGGGCTCGAGCACTGATTGGGGTGCGGAGACGCACCATAGCGATTATGAGAACTACGTTAGAGATCGGACGACGAGCTATATGTCGAGCATGTTCGATCCCTATCTTGCTTTCGATGGGGCTCTTTTTTCGATAGATGCTTACGATGCCGCACTTGATGTTGCCTATAGTACAACATTCGGGGATGGTGCCGATATCAAAAGCTGCACTTGGATGGACAGTAGTTATGACTGGTTAGATCCTGCGTTCAAAGACAGTGCGGGTGCATCTTTGAATAGAGCTGCTAACACGTTAGCAGATGTCTTGCATACAATTGCTGTTGCTGCTCCGTCGGGCGATGTCACGCCACCATCGATTCTTTCCACGACACCAGCAAGCTCCGATTCAAATGTGCAAATCACCCAAGATGTCGTTGTTAGGTTCAGCGAGGCGATGGATACTACAAGCTTCGACTTCACAATCGACCCATATGTCGGAGGTTGGACGTGGACATGGAATGCTGGAGACACCAAGATAACAGGGACGCGCGATGACTTTGCATTCTCCATCACATACACATTCACTGTGTCAGGAGCCGACGATGTGAACGGCAATCCATTGGCAACTACTCCTTATGCATGGACCTGGACGACGGAAGCCGAACTAACGACAACAGGCACGATAGCAGGGACGGTTCAGGACAAGGAAGGGAATCCGTTGGAAGGCGCAGTCGTCCAACTGAAGGATGTGGGCACTGGCAACATAGTGGATGCTGAGACCGCCGATCCAAATGGTGTTTTTGAGTTTTTCGATGTTCCTTTCGGCAGCTACACGGTGCTTGTATCCAGAGAGGGATATGTGGGCCATGAGACAATGATATTCTCTGTATCGGAAGGCACACCGACGATTGATATTGGAGAGATAGTGCTCGAAAGAGGTCCTCTGCCGAAGGAGGGTTCTCAAGATTGGATGTGGATCGCAGTAGGTCTTCCAGTTGGGATTGTCGTGGTGATGCTTGCACTGCTGATTGTGAATAGAAGGAAAGGGCCAGATGAAGCGGGACCCTGA
- a CDS encoding HTH domain-containing protein yields MEKKILEAIRNSPRGTYIEELARELKLNRATIKDRVIRLEAQGKIEAEKKGATKMLYYKEDGN; encoded by the coding sequence GTGGAAAAGAAGATTCTGGAGGCAATTCGCAATAGTCCAAGGGGAACCTATATCGAAGAGCTGGCGAGGGAACTCAAGTTGAATAGAGCGACTATCAAGGATCGGGTAATCAGATTGGAAGCTCAGGGAAAGATAGAGGCCGAGAAGAAAGGAGCTACCAAGATGCTCTACTACAAAGAGGACGGGAACTGA
- a CDS encoding site-specific DNA-methyltransferase codes for MAGEVILGDALEGMERLDKETFDCVYADPDYNVGVNYNGKRYKRSFEEYIEWCSEWSREAHRLLKPTGNFFVVNYPRNNAYLWASTLDELYHDVQEYVWVYNTNVGHSPKRFTTAHRSVLHCRKTNDNNWFKDQVAQPYKNPTDKRIRRNIANGSKGRMPYSWLYYNLVKNVSREKTNHVCQIPQKLSELLFKASMKKGDKVLVMFGGSGSEVLVATRLGLEYTTFEIDPKYHKLILKRIKRVETAVREGELKPLTYYTEPLSQTQ; via the coding sequence TTGGCCGGCGAAGTGATTTTGGGCGATGCCCTGGAAGGCATGGAGAGACTGGACAAAGAGACCTTCGACTGCGTCTATGCAGATCCAGACTACAATGTGGGAGTGAACTACAATGGCAAGAGGTACAAGAGATCTTTTGAGGAATACATCGAATGGTGCTCTGAGTGGTCAAGGGAAGCCCACAGGCTACTCAAACCCACCGGTAATTTCTTTGTGGTGAACTACCCAAGGAACAATGCCTATCTTTGGGCAAGCACTCTGGACGAATTGTACCACGATGTGCAGGAATATGTGTGGGTCTATAACACCAATGTGGGGCATTCACCGAAGAGATTCACTACAGCTCATAGGTCAGTTCTCCACTGTCGAAAGACCAATGACAACAACTGGTTCAAGGATCAAGTGGCTCAACCGTACAAGAATCCCACGGACAAACGCATAAGAAGGAACATCGCCAACGGATCTAAGGGAAGAATGCCGTATTCTTGGCTCTATTACAACCTCGTGAAGAATGTCTCAAGGGAAAAGACAAATCACGTATGTCAAATCCCACAGAAGCTTTCGGAACTGCTATTCAAGGCCTCCATGAAAAAGGGTGACAAGGTCCTGGTGATGTTCGGGGGCTCGGGTAGTGAAGTCTTGGTGGCAACTCGTCTTGGGCTGGAATACACGACCTTCGAAATAGACCCCAAGTATCACAAGCTCATTCTCAAGCGAATCAAGAGAGTAGAGACGGCGGTCAGAGAGGGAGAGTTGAAGCCCCTAACATATTATACTGAACCGCTCTCACAAACTCAATAG